One stretch of Castor canadensis chromosome 14, mCasCan1.hap1v2, whole genome shotgun sequence DNA includes these proteins:
- the LOC109675367 gene encoding olfactory receptor 7A17-like, with protein sequence MGPENNTQISEFMLLGISQDPRLQSFIFGLFLSMYLVTVLGNLLIILTTISDSHLHTPMYFFLSILSFVDICFTSTTVPKMLVNIQTQSKIIRYAGCITQMLFFILFSGLDIFLLTVMAYDRFVAICHPLHYTVIMNPQLCVLLVLVSWLVNVVHSILQSLMVLQLSFCTELEIPHFFCDLYQVIHHACSDTFLNEVVIYFAAVLLACCPFAGILYSYFRIISSICAISSPQGKYKAFSTCASHLSVVSLYYCTGLGVYLSSSSMEKSHSTARASVMYSVVTPMLNPFIYTLRNKDIKRALKRLFQIKIIKGPVVLRLKKDP encoded by the coding sequence ATGGGGCCAGAAAATAATACACAAATATCAGAATTTATGCTTCTTGGAATTTCACAGGACCCCAGATTGCAGTCTTTCATCTTTGGACTGTTCCTGTCCATGTATCTGGTCACTGTGCTTGGaaacctgctcatcatcctgaCCACGATCTCAGATtcccacctgcacacacccatgtacttcttcctctccatcctGTCCTTTGTGGACATCTGCTTCACCTCCACCACCgtcccaaagatgctggtgaacatcCAGACACAGAGCAAGATCATCAGATATGCAGGTTGCATCACCCAAAtgctttttttcattctcttttcaggTTTGGACATCTTTCTGCTGACTGTGATGGCTTATGACCGCTTTGTGGCCATTTGTCACCCACTGCATtacacagtcatcatgaaccCCCAACTTTGTGTGTTACTGGTTCTGGTGTCCTGGCTGGTGAATGTCGTGCATTCTATCCTACAAAGTTTGATGGTGCTGCAACTTTCCTTCTGTACAGAACTGGAAATCCCACACTTTTTCTGTGATCTTTATCAAGTGATCCACCATGCATGTTCTGACACCTTTCTCAATGAGGTAGTGATATATTTTGCAGCTGTTCTATTGGCTTGCTGTCCATTTGCTGGCATCCTTTACTCTTACTTCAGGATCATTTCCTCCATCTGTGCAATCTCATCACCTCAGGGTAAGTACAAAGCATTTTCCACCTGTGCATCTCACCTCTCTGTTGTTTCCTTATATTATTGCACGGGTCTAGGTGTGTACCTTAGTTCTTCTTCAATGGAAAAATCGCATTCAACTGCAAGAGCCTCAGTGATGTACAGTGTTGTCACCCCCATGCTCAACCCCTTCATCTACACTCTGAGGAATAAGGATATCAAGAGGGCTCTGAAAAGACTCtttcagataaaaataataaaaggaccaGTTGTGCTGAGACTAAAGAAAGATCCTTGA